In a genomic window of Pirellulales bacterium:
- a CDS encoding DUF1559 domain-containing protein, producing the protein FTLIELLVVIAIIGVLVALLLPAIQSAREAARRTHCKNNLKNIGLSILNYESATKEFPTGGASYGDRIECYAENGKAWTGKKQGMSWAYQILPYLEQGALRDIGNTDIVQSTYVPLYNCPSRRGPTLHDTHWGASYLMDYAGAQPATLGASNSTAMYIATRDFQTCVRVEFSFWSPNSTGYAVAQDNGVFDGVIVRSPWRRSNVDPATCGPNPAPGAFVTGVPNPTRIAQISDGTSNTMMIGEKYVYQQHYDGRGNDPSDDRGWLDGWDPDTMRSTMAQPLSDAVWRTLCAADNTADRSRLYNQTYMFGSAHAAGFNSVFADGSVRSISYDVPIEVLNSIGTKGGEAGAHETTTLEGIN; encoded by the coding sequence ATTTACCCTGATTGAGTTGCTGGTAGTGATTGCGATTATCGGGGTGCTCGTCGCATTGCTGCTCCCGGCGATCCAAAGTGCGCGGGAAGCGGCGCGGCGAACCCACTGCAAGAACAATCTCAAGAACATCGGGCTCTCGATCCTCAATTACGAGAGCGCCACCAAAGAGTTTCCGACGGGCGGGGCGAGCTATGGAGATCGTATTGAGTGCTATGCCGAAAACGGCAAGGCGTGGACGGGCAAGAAGCAGGGTATGAGTTGGGCTTATCAGATCTTGCCCTATTTGGAGCAAGGGGCGCTGCGCGACATTGGCAATACCGATATCGTGCAAAGCACCTACGTTCCGCTCTACAACTGTCCGTCGCGACGCGGTCCCACGCTCCACGACACCCATTGGGGGGCGAGCTATCTCATGGACTATGCCGGCGCCCAGCCCGCGACGTTGGGGGCGAGCAATTCAACGGCCATGTATATCGCCACCCGGGATTTCCAGACATGCGTGCGTGTGGAGTTTTCCTTTTGGAGCCCCAACAGCACAGGATACGCCGTGGCCCAGGACAACGGCGTTTTTGACGGCGTGATTGTCCGTTCGCCATGGAGACGCAGCAACGTTGATCCTGCCACCTGCGGCCCCAATCCGGCGCCTGGGGCATTTGTCACGGGCGTGCCGAATCCTACCAGAATCGCCCAAATTTCCGACGGCACGTCCAACACGATGATGATCGGCGAGAAGTACGTCTATCAACAGCACTACGATGGACGCGGAAACGATCCGTCCGACGACCGCGGCTGGCTCGACGGCTGGGACCCCGACACGATGCGATCCACGATGGCCCAGCCCCTCAGCGACGCGGTCTGGAGAACGCTTTGTGCGGCGGACAATACTGCAGACAGAAGCAGGTTGTACAACCAGACGTACATGTTCGGTTCGGCCCATGCGGCGGGCTTCAACAGCGTGTTTGCCGACGGGTCAGTCCGCTCGATCAGTTACGACGTTCCGATCGAGGTGCTGAACAGCATTGGCACCAAGGGCGGCGAGGCAGGTGCGCACGAGACGACAACCCTGGAAGGGATCAATTGA